One window of Dysgonomonas mossii genomic DNA carries:
- a CDS encoding nucleoside hydrolase-like domain-containing protein has product MNRIIFFSLALFLLGEYCLAQIHPSDKHRLIVTTDLGGTDPDDVQSMIHLLVCSNMINIEGLISSQVWVDDPDKTAYIKQLVESFGEVLPRLKIHAEGYPEIDYLLSIIKRGQEYSNMAGVGDGKDSPGSELIIKAVDKRDDNRPVWLAAWGGMNTIAQALWKVEHTRSKKEFKAFADKIRIYDILGQDDAGAWIAKKFPNIIYIRNKQVYGWGPSDNWIRENIQSRKPLGSHYPNRIWAPEGDSPSFFYVYANGLNVPEEIDYGGWGGRFYKEKQMGIRGMDFIEKSGKDETQYDPYYMYGSSKEGIGAINKWKEHIWNNFAARMLWTTTSNYSEVNHHPKATIEGDNSLKCIYRNAKAGDYLIFDASESTDPDGDRLDYKWFVYSEPSTYKGSVNIENTNAYSCKVAIPSDASGKTIHVILELTDNGTPTLTAYRRIVINVS; this is encoded by the coding sequence ATGAATAGAATAATCTTTTTCTCTTTAGCATTGTTTCTATTAGGCGAATATTGTTTAGCCCAGATTCATCCTAGCGATAAGCATAGATTAATTGTTACTACAGACCTTGGGGGTACCGATCCGGATGACGTCCAATCCATGATCCATTTGTTGGTATGCTCCAATATGATCAATATAGAAGGACTGATCAGTTCTCAGGTATGGGTAGACGATCCGGATAAAACCGCTTATATAAAGCAGCTTGTCGAATCTTTCGGTGAAGTTTTACCCCGTTTAAAGATACATGCGGAAGGCTATCCGGAGATAGATTACCTTCTATCAATTATAAAAAGAGGACAAGAATATTCCAACATGGCCGGCGTGGGTGATGGGAAAGATTCGCCGGGGTCAGAACTCATTATCAAAGCCGTTGACAAAAGAGATGACAATCGCCCCGTATGGCTTGCCGCCTGGGGTGGAATGAACACGATAGCACAAGCATTATGGAAAGTGGAGCATACACGGAGTAAAAAAGAGTTCAAAGCCTTTGCCGATAAAATACGGATTTACGATATACTGGGGCAAGATGATGCAGGTGCATGGATAGCCAAAAAATTTCCAAATATTATATACATCCGCAATAAGCAAGTATACGGTTGGGGACCTTCTGACAATTGGATCAGGGAAAACATTCAAAGCCGCAAACCGTTAGGAAGTCATTATCCTAATCGTATCTGGGCACCTGAGGGTGATTCTCCTTCTTTCTTTTATGTGTACGCCAATGGATTGAATGTACCCGAAGAAATCGACTATGGCGGTTGGGGAGGACGTTTCTATAAAGAAAAGCAGATGGGGATACGCGGTATGGATTTCATTGAGAAAAGTGGAAAAGACGAAACCCAATACGATCCCTATTATATGTATGGAAGCAGCAAAGAGGGTATCGGAGCTATAAATAAATGGAAAGAACACATCTGGAATAATTTTGCAGCCCGTATGCTGTGGACAACGACAAGCAACTATTCTGAGGTAAATCATCACCCTAAAGCAACGATAGAAGGAGATAACTCACTGAAATGTATCTATAGAAATGCAAAAGCAGGAGATTATCTGATTTTTGATGCCTCGGAATCGACAGATCCCGATGGTGATCGATTAGATTATAAATGGTTCGTATATAGCGAGCCTAGTACATACAAAGGTTCAGTGAATATAGAAAATACTAACGCATACTCCTGCAAAGTAGCCATACCTTCCGATGCGTCGGGCAAGACGATACATGTTATACTCGAGTTAACTGACAATGGAACTCCTACTTTAACCGCTTACAGAAGAATCGTAATTAATGTAAGTTAA
- a CDS encoding helix-turn-helix domain-containing protein translates to MSYPEKLNTFNQNRENFTPYGLTCELWTPSLMPKPDRHNEIELNYFPSGNITYLFQDRKVIVPSKRLVLFWGLIPHQIIGYEGDKPYYVCTIPLTQFLLWKFPPSFIDEIFKGKVFIETRSHFSIHDEFMIKNWLSDIKESNGVELISLEMHARLLRMSNNVSSHEKKSSNFIPGLSLIERIVVYISQNYSQPLNVSEIGKAVGLHPDYANSIFKKAFGCTLYEYVIQERIAHAQRKLVLSDLSITEIAFDCGFNSISRFLLYNIISLLE, encoded by the coding sequence ATGTCATATCCCGAGAAATTAAATACGTTTAATCAAAATAGAGAGAACTTTACTCCTTATGGTTTAACGTGTGAATTATGGACTCCCAGTTTGATGCCAAAACCAGACAGGCATAATGAAATAGAACTAAATTACTTCCCCTCAGGGAATATAACATATCTATTTCAAGACCGTAAAGTAATTGTCCCCTCCAAAAGGTTGGTGCTGTTTTGGGGACTTATTCCTCATCAAATCATAGGTTACGAAGGAGATAAACCCTACTATGTTTGTACAATACCTCTGACACAGTTTTTATTATGGAAATTTCCGCCGTCTTTCATAGATGAGATATTTAAAGGGAAAGTCTTTATTGAGACAAGAAGCCACTTCTCTATTCACGATGAGTTTATGATAAAGAACTGGTTAAGTGACATAAAGGAAAGCAATGGTGTTGAACTTATTTCTTTAGAAATGCATGCGCGTTTACTCAGAATGTCAAATAATGTTAGTTCGCATGAGAAGAAATCTTCAAATTTTATACCTGGGCTAAGTTTAATAGAGCGAATCGTTGTTTATATTTCTCAGAATTATTCTCAACCTCTTAATGTGTCGGAAATAGGAAAGGCTGTCGGACTGCATCCGGATTATGCTAATTCTATCTTTAAGAAGGCATTCGGTTGTACGTTGTATGAATATGTGATTCAAGAACGAATTGCCCATGCTCAAAGGAAACTTGTGTTGTCAGATCTAAGTATCACCGAAATTGCATTTGATTGTGGATTCAATTCGATTAGCCGCTTTTTACTTTATAATATAATTAGTTTGTTAGAGTAG
- the mgtE gene encoding magnesium transporter, whose translation MSEIIIRLQQLIEDKSWKIVKQELNNLDSVQIAEIIADIPKSDQIILFRLLPQELAKETFKRLSHDEKEDIIEGLAVNINVVTSLLNDLDPDDRTAFFEELPGEVSQRLMQILSDEEREITTKLLGFPKDSIGRLMTPEYVAVRPYYTVEQAINHIRKFGRDSETLNVIYIVDDNWKLIADIRIKEIILASANQTIGELSDNRLISLNAYDDQEVAVKIFSDHDRVALPVTDTNGTLLGIVTIDDVMDVAEEESTEDFQKFGGTEGLDLSYTKTSLTEMVRKRAGWLVVLFLGEMLTASAMGHFDEEIEKAVVLALFVPLIISSGGNSGSQAASLIIRALALGELKLKNWWYVMRKEILSGLLLGSILGVIGFTRIFIWQELGLYDYGEYWVWVALSVSVSLIFIVLWGTFSGSMIPLLLKKIGLDPATASAPFVATLVDVTGLIIYFSIAAMFLSGKLL comes from the coding sequence ATGAGTGAAATAATAATCCGCCTCCAACAGCTTATTGAAGACAAAAGCTGGAAAATCGTAAAACAAGAACTTAACAACCTCGATTCTGTTCAGATAGCAGAAATCATTGCAGACATACCAAAGTCTGATCAGATCATTTTATTCCGCCTCTTGCCACAAGAATTGGCAAAGGAAACTTTCAAACGCCTTTCTCACGACGAAAAAGAAGATATAATCGAAGGACTGGCTGTTAACATCAATGTAGTAACATCTCTTCTTAATGATCTTGATCCGGACGACCGTACAGCCTTCTTTGAAGAACTGCCGGGCGAAGTAAGCCAGCGTCTGATGCAGATATTATCGGACGAAGAAAGAGAAATCACCACCAAACTATTAGGCTTCCCCAAAGATAGTATCGGACGTCTGATGACACCCGAATACGTCGCAGTAAGACCATACTACACAGTAGAACAGGCTATAAACCATATCCGCAAGTTCGGACGAGACTCCGAAACACTGAATGTAATATACATCGTAGATGATAATTGGAAGCTTATCGCCGATATCCGCATCAAGGAAATAATTTTGGCTTCTGCCAACCAGACCATCGGCGAGCTTAGCGACAATCGTTTAATCTCGCTTAACGCATACGACGACCAGGAGGTTGCCGTAAAAATATTCTCCGACCACGACCGTGTAGCCTTACCCGTAACCGACACCAACGGCACACTGCTGGGCATTGTTACCATCGACGACGTAATGGATGTAGCAGAAGAAGAAAGCACAGAAGACTTCCAAAAGTTTGGGGGTACAGAAGGGCTAGACCTCTCATATACCAAAACATCACTGACTGAAATGGTCAGAAAACGTGCCGGATGGCTAGTTGTCCTCTTTTTAGGAGAGATGCTCACAGCATCAGCAATGGGGCACTTCGACGAAGAGATAGAGAAAGCCGTAGTATTGGCCTTGTTTGTTCCACTGATCATTTCAAGCGGGGGTAACTCGGGCTCGCAGGCTGCCAGTCTTATTATCCGCGCATTGGCTCTGGGCGAACTAAAGCTCAAGAACTGGTGGTATGTGATGAGAAAAGAGATTTTATCAGGTCTGCTTTTGGGTTCTATCCTCGGTGTAATAGGTTTTACCCGAATATTTATATGGCAAGAACTGGGCTTATACGACTATGGTGAATATTGGGTATGGGTTGCTTTGAGTGTGTCCGTTTCGCTCATATTCATTGTTTTGTGGGGCACATTCTCCGGTTCGATGATCCCCCTCCTGCTAAAAAAAATAGGATTAGACCCCGCTACTGCATCGGCTCCGTTTGTAGCAACGCTGGTAGATGTTACCGGACTGATTATCTATTTCTCTATTGCAGCGATGTTCTTAAGCGGAAAACTACTCTAA
- a CDS encoding phospho-sugar mutase has protein sequence MENSELLAQVTAKAKTWLSEKYDADTRKEVQALLDQEDKTELIESFYKDLEFGTGGLRGIMGVGTNRVNIYTIGGATQGLANYLLKEFSSLKEIKVVIGHDCRNNSRLYAEISADIFAANGIKAYLFEDLRPTPEISYAIRKLGCQSGIMITASHNPKVYNGYKVYWEDGAQVIPPHDKSIIAEVNRVKVDQIKFKGGDKKLIEILGKDMDNAYIQDLKTLLLSPDSIKRHANIGIVYTPLHGTGFTIIPKALKECGFTNIINVPEQDVLSGDFPTVISPNPEDPAAMALAVKKAEETKAELVFATDPDADRFGAGIRNDKGEFILLNGNQTMLILIYYIITRRKELGLLSKKDYTVRTIVTSALTQVVSEKNGVEMFECYTGFKWIAAVMRELEGKRNYIGGGEESYGFLAEDFVRDKDSVSAAILFGEIAAWAKDNGKTLYEMLQDIYVEYGFSKEKGISVTKEGRSGAEEIEAMMKNFRENPIKEIAASKVILIKDFVTLKAQDFSINEEYTLEMPTTSNVLQYFTQDKTKVSIRPSGTEPKIKFYIEVQDKLKSREEYDAVNAATEKKIEQVCKDLGI, from the coding sequence ATGGAAAACAGTGAATTGCTGGCACAGGTAACAGCTAAAGCAAAAACATGGTTGTCGGAAAAATACGATGCCGATACACGAAAAGAAGTTCAGGCATTGTTAGATCAAGAAGATAAAACGGAGCTTATAGAATCTTTTTACAAAGACCTTGAATTTGGAACAGGAGGTCTTCGCGGAATTATGGGTGTGGGTACCAACCGCGTGAATATATATACAATCGGAGGTGCAACACAAGGGCTGGCTAATTATCTATTGAAGGAGTTTTCTTCATTAAAAGAAATAAAAGTAGTCATCGGCCACGATTGTCGTAACAATAGCCGTTTGTATGCTGAAATTTCGGCAGATATTTTTGCTGCAAACGGAATCAAGGCATATCTGTTCGAAGACTTACGACCTACTCCCGAAATTTCGTATGCTATCCGCAAGCTAGGCTGTCAGAGTGGTATAATGATTACAGCTTCTCACAACCCGAAAGTATATAACGGCTATAAGGTATACTGGGAAGACGGTGCGCAGGTTATCCCTCCGCATGATAAGAGCATTATCGCTGAGGTGAACAGAGTGAAAGTGGATCAGATCAAATTTAAAGGCGGTGATAAAAAGCTGATCGAAATACTCGGCAAGGATATGGACAATGCCTATATACAGGACTTGAAAACATTGCTTCTTTCTCCCGATTCGATCAAGCGTCATGCAAATATCGGTATTGTTTATACGCCTCTGCATGGTACCGGATTTACAATTATCCCTAAAGCACTAAAAGAATGTGGGTTTACCAATATTATCAACGTACCCGAACAGGATGTGTTGAGTGGCGATTTCCCTACAGTAATATCTCCAAACCCTGAAGATCCTGCCGCTATGGCATTGGCTGTGAAAAAAGCAGAAGAAACAAAAGCCGAGTTGGTATTTGCTACCGACCCTGATGCTGACCGTTTTGGTGCAGGTATCCGCAATGATAAAGGAGAATTTATCTTGCTCAACGGTAACCAAACGATGCTTATCCTTATCTACTATATAATCACACGCCGTAAGGAATTGGGTTTGCTCTCAAAGAAAGACTATACAGTACGTACAATCGTAACCAGTGCTTTGACTCAGGTTGTATCTGAGAAGAATGGCGTGGAGATGTTTGAGTGCTACACCGGCTTTAAATGGATAGCTGCTGTAATGCGTGAGCTGGAAGGCAAGCGTAATTATATAGGTGGGGGTGAAGAAAGTTACGGATTCTTAGCCGAAGACTTTGTGCGTGATAAGGATTCTGTTTCTGCTGCCATCTTGTTTGGTGAAATCGCCGCATGGGCAAAAGACAACGGAAAAACATTGTACGAAATGCTTCAGGACATCTATGTGGAATATGGTTTCTCTAAAGAGAAAGGTATTTCGGTAACGAAAGAAGGTAGGAGCGGTGCTGAAGAAATAGAAGCGATGATGAAGAATTTCAGAGAAAATCCCATCAAAGAAATAGCCGCCTCGAAAGTGATATTGATCAAAGACTTTGTGACATTGAAGGCACAAGATTTTAGCATCAATGAAGAATATACTCTCGAGATGCCTACAACTTCGAACGTACTTCAATACTTTACTCAGGATAAAACGAAAGTTTCAATCCGTCCTTCGGGAACAGAACCGAAGATAAAGTTCTACATTGAAGTGCAGGATAAGTTGAAATCACGTGAAGAATACGATGCAGTGAATGCTGCTACTGAAAAGAAAATAGAACAAGTATGTAAAGATTTGGGTATATAA
- a CDS encoding bacteriophage terminase small subunit codes for MAKYTEQLVERIISFIEEDTYSISEICNALNINRKTFYEWRRTKPEFNEAVERAMECRDDKLLMVARNSLKKKLEGYTLTETRTIYVPDKNNPEKLVLKSRTVRQKEYAPDTHAIKLVLLQNEAKEEKAAEYKQEPALTIVVRDSTTAESLNLLRENLRNSHSVEQKKKEEAVVDDQPMKQADKPLSIKEADTEVETQPKKKSKHVTIPNLNTGPLPPGYRYRG; via the coding sequence ATGGCAAAGTACACAGAGCAATTGGTAGAAAGGATAATTTCTTTTATCGAAGAAGATACATATAGTATTTCGGAAATATGTAATGCATTGAATATAAATCGAAAAACATTCTATGAATGGCGGAGAACAAAACCCGAGTTTAACGAGGCAGTTGAAAGAGCGATGGAATGTCGAGACGACAAACTCTTGATGGTGGCACGCAATTCGCTGAAGAAGAAGCTGGAAGGCTATACCCTCACCGAAACCCGAACTATTTATGTCCCCGATAAGAACAATCCTGAAAAGTTAGTCTTAAAATCCCGGACTGTCAGGCAAAAGGAATATGCTCCGGATACCCATGCCATAAAACTGGTATTGTTGCAAAATGAAGCCAAAGAAGAGAAAGCGGCAGAGTATAAGCAAGAACCTGCTTTAACAATCGTGGTGCGCGATTCTACCACAGCAGAGAGTCTAAATCTTTTGCGTGAAAATCTTAGAAATAGTCATTCGGTAGAACAAAAGAAAAAGGAGGAAGCGGTTGTAGACGATCAGCCAATGAAACAGGCAGATAAACCCTTATCAATAAAGGAAGCTGATACGGAGGTAGAGACTCAGCCAAAGAAAAAATCAAAACACGTTACCATTCCCAATCTGAACACAGGGCCGTTGCCTCCCGGATACCGTTACAGAGGGTGA
- a CDS encoding MerR family transcriptional regulator, which translates to MKIDFENSNRLYYSLREVASHFKVNESLLRFWEGEFDIIRPRKTEGGTRQYTKADIENIAIVYHLVREKGLTLEGARQALRQKKDEEARKIQVIQKLEQIKRELMDMEREFDDSID; encoded by the coding sequence ATGAAAATCGATTTCGAAAATAGTAACCGCCTATACTACTCCCTGCGAGAAGTTGCTTCGCACTTTAAAGTGAACGAATCGCTGCTCCGTTTTTGGGAAGGTGAGTTTGACATCATCAGACCAAGGAAAACGGAAGGTGGTACACGCCAGTACACAAAAGCCGACATCGAAAACATTGCCATCGTTTATCATTTAGTAAGAGAAAAAGGTCTTACTCTCGAAGGTGCACGCCAGGCCCTAAGACAGAAAAAAGACGAAGAAGCCCGCAAAATTCAGGTTATCCAAAAACTGGAACAAATAAAAAGAGAGTTGATGGATATGGAACGGGAGTTCGACGACTCTATCGATTGA
- a CDS encoding M23 family metallopeptidase: MKRKVYYRYNPQTLTYDRIYPSRKDRIIVVFRHLISGIVVGIVGLIVVTYFFDTPWDKAQKKEDELIRAQYEVLSKRMDEVINVIGDIQQRDDNLYRAIFHADPIPSSIRSSGVGGIGRYDYLMELKSPDLIIQTTKKMDFIEKQIYIQSNSFDEVLSLAKSQKDRLKHIPSIQPVPDRYLKQVASGYGTRIDPIYGTARFHAGMDFAANIGTPVYATGDGTIIEVGWKQGYGKCIMISHGYGYETLYAHLNEYKVRPGQKVTRGELIGEVGNTGKSTGPHLHYEVHVKGQPDNPAKYYFMDLSPAEYDKMLQIAANHGQVMD; this comes from the coding sequence ATGAAGCGAAAAGTATATTATAGATACAATCCGCAAACACTCACATATGACAGAATTTATCCTAGCCGCAAAGATAGGATAATTGTGGTTTTCCGTCACCTGATATCGGGTATTGTAGTTGGTATAGTCGGTCTGATAGTAGTTACCTATTTCTTCGATACGCCTTGGGATAAAGCCCAGAAGAAAGAGGATGAACTGATCCGTGCGCAGTACGAAGTCCTTTCTAAGCGGATGGACGAAGTTATAAACGTGATCGGAGATATACAGCAACGAGACGACAATCTCTACAGGGCAATATTCCATGCAGACCCTATCCCCTCCTCTATCCGAAGTTCGGGAGTCGGAGGTATCGGAAGGTACGATTACCTGATGGAGTTGAAAAGCCCGGATCTGATTATACAAACTACAAAGAAGATGGACTTCATCGAAAAGCAAATCTATATACAGTCTAACTCGTTTGATGAAGTGCTCAGTCTTGCCAAAAGCCAAAAAGATCGTCTGAAACATATACCAAGCATACAACCTGTACCCGACAGATACCTGAAACAAGTAGCCTCGGGATACGGCACACGCATCGACCCTATTTATGGTACAGCTCGCTTTCATGCAGGAATGGACTTTGCCGCAAATATAGGAACACCCGTGTATGCGACCGGCGATGGTACAATAATAGAGGTAGGCTGGAAGCAGGGATATGGTAAATGTATTATGATCAGTCATGGCTATGGCTATGAAACGTTATATGCTCACCTCAACGAATACAAAGTACGCCCGGGACAAAAGGTTACCCGTGGCGAGCTGATCGGAGAAGTGGGTAACACCGGAAAATCGACAGGCCCGCACTTGCACTACGAGGTACACGTAAAAGGTCAGCCCGACAATCCGGCCAAATACTACTTTATGGATCTCTCTCCTGCAGAGTATGATAAGATGTTACAAATTGCCGCTAACCACGGACAGGTAATGGATTGA